Part of the Neisseria leonii genome is shown below.
CCTTATCCTTAACTTGATTTTGACTGCCGTCCGCCGCCCATACGCCCAACACCCAGTCCAACCGCCGCGCCAGAGCCTCATCGCTCAAATACTGCGGCATCACGCCGGCCATTTCCGCCGGCAGAATCCCCAACCTGTGAAACTGATCGGTAAACAGCACCGGCCCTGCCGCAGCCGCCACCAGAAAATTCAGCCGCAGCAGATATTCTTCTTCCGGCCACCGCCACTGCACCGCACAGGCGCGCAAAGCCCGTCCGACACGTTGCAGATTCTGGCCGCTGTGCTGCTGCAACACTTCGGCCACCACACCCGCCCCGCCGTCCGCACAGTCGGCCAGCATACGCTGCACCCAGGCCAGATTGTCGCGCAGACTCCGCACCATCACCGTCAGCACGGCGCGCAAATCCGCCGCCGCTTCGCCCGTTTCAGACGGCCACGGATAATTCCGGCGCACCTGTTCATAGCGCTCGGTCAGCATCATGCGCACAAAATCGTCTTTACCGGCAAACAGATGGTGGAACATACCCGGACTCAGCCCCGCCTCCGCCGCCAACGCACGCACCGACAGCCCCCGGTACCCCGCCTCGGGATACAGACGGAAACCGGCCTGTAAAAACTGCCGGTAAGAATGCACGCGGTTTTTCGGTTCTTTCATACCGCCCCCGAAATTGGACAAGCGTCCAATCATAGTGAAAAAAACAGGCCGCCGCAAGCCATGCGGCTCCGGCCAACCCGAATCCCGCTGTTGGCGGTTGATGTCCGCCCGCCCGTTTTCATCCTGCGGCAGGTATTGACAGACATTCTTTTTTTGATAATCATTATCGTTTTTATAAATCAAGGCTCGGCAGACGGCCGAAAGGACATAACAGAATGGAAAGTCTGCGGATATGCCGGCCAAACCGTTCAACCGATTTTCACAAAAGGATTGAAATCATGAATTTATTCAACAAGAAACCTTTGGCATTATTACTTGGCGGGATTTTTTCGGCCAACATGCTGTTGGTTTCCGCACAGGCACAGGCACAAACCGGTGAGGCAGACAAACCGGCAGCCGAAACAGCCGAATTGGATACCGTCCGGGTAAAGGGGGAAAGAAAGTCACCCACCATCACCGAAAATACAGACAGCTATACCACTCCCATTACTTATTCGATTACCGGCATTCCGCAGGAGTTGAAAGATACGGTACAGTCCGCAAGCGTCATCACCAGCAGACGCCTCCAAGACCAGCCGGATACCAACCGTGTCATTGATGTCGTCAATCAGGCAACGGGGCTGCATTTGTCGCAAATCGAAAGCGACCGGTACAGTCTGAGTTCGCGCGGCATGGGTATCGACAGTATTTCGTATGACGGCGTAACGACTTACTACGATACCCGCTTCAATTACGGCGACAACCATATGGATACGGCACTGTACGACCGTGTCGAAGTGGTTCGCGGGGCAACCGGCTTTATGACGGGGCCGGGAAACCCGTCGGCTTCCATCAATCTGGTACGCAAACGGCCGACCAAAGACTTTCAGGGCAGCATAGCGGCAGGTGCAGGTTCGTGGAACCATTACCGGATTGAAACCGACCTGTCAGGCCGTCTGAACAGCAGCGGTTCCCTGCGCGGCCGCCTGGTAGGCGTTTACCATACCCGCGACTCCTTCCTCGACCGCTACAACAACCGCCGCCACGTTTTATACGGCGTATTGGAAGCGGATTTGGGGGCACGCACCATGCTCAGCGCAGGTGCCAACTATCAGCGCAACCGTTCGCGCGGCGTGATGTCCGGGGGCCTGCCGCTGTTTTACAGCGACGGCACCATGACCCGTTATGACCGTTCGGCCAATACGGCACCGGGCTGGGGAGCCGACAGCTACAACAGCCTGAGTGCTTATCTGACCCTGCACCACCGCTTCCAAAACGGCTGGCGGCTGGAAAGCAATTACACCCTCAGCCGCAATACGCGCGAACTGAAGAGTGCTTATGTATACGGTTCGCCCGATCCGGCCGACAATACCGGCATGAATACGGCAGCAATCAGCCTGATTGACGGTTCGCGCAAACAGGATGCCTTCGATATTAAGGTCAACGGTTTATACCGCCTGTTCGGCCGCGAACATGCCGCCCGCTTCAATTACAACTTCAACCGCAACCATTACGACAACGGCTATCAGAGTCCCGTCAAAAATACGCTGCCCGCAAAATGGGGCGATTTCAGACGGCTCGGTTTCCCGGTACCCGAGCCGCAGTGGCAGTCTGAAACCTTTACCGCTTTGCGCGGTACCATAACCCAACATGCCGCATCCGGCATTACCGATCTGTCCCTGCACGACCGTTTGAATTTAACCCTGGGCGCACGCCTGACAAACTATAAAGTGGCAGACGACAGTTTCGGCCCGTACTTCCGGCCTTACCGCAACCGCTTCAACGCCGTGTCGAAATATTTCGGTTTGAGCTATAAACTGAATGACCGGTATTCACTGTACGGCAGCTATACCGATATATTCCAACCGCAAACGACCGTCGATGCCGCAGGCAAATATCTGGATCCCGTCATCGGCGGAAACTACGAAATCGGCCTGAAAGGCGGTCTGCGCGAAGGCCGTCTGAATTTCTCTGTCGCCGCATTTGAAACCCGTCGGGACAATGTCGCCCAACCGACAGGCGAGCGCCTGCCGGGCGGGCAACCTGTAAACCGCGCCGTCGACGGTGCCAAAACACGGGGATTTGATGCGGAACTGGCCGGCTCTCTGACAGACAACTGGAATATTCAGGCCGGCTTGACGACTTTTGTGGCACGCGATGCCGCCGGCCGCCGTATCAGTCTGCAGACGCCGAACCGTATTTTCAAACTGTTTACCACATACCGCCTGCCCGCTCCGTTACAGCGTATGACCGTCGGCGGCGGGGTCAATTGGTACAGCGGAATCGAAGGTACCGTCCGTAATCCGCAAAACAAACCGGTCCAAGTACGTGCAGATGCCTATGCGGTAGCCAATCTGATGGCACGGTATGACTTTACCCCGCGCGCCTCGCTGAGCGTGAATGTCAATAATCTGTTCGACAAACGCTATTACACCTGGTTCGGGCGGTATGAACAATACCAGTACGGCGCACCGCGCAATGCACTGGCCACTTTCCGCTATCAATTCCGATGAACCGGCGCGATTTCTTATTGGCGGGCAGCCTCATGGCAGCAGGCTGCCTGCTCGGCTGCCGTCCGTTACCGTCCGGCACGAAGCCGCTGTTTGAGCATCCGGACAGCAGCGCGCCCTTCCCCGTCGTCATCCACGGCGCACTGGGCGATACGCGGATTGACCGGCCGCCGCAGCGGGTCGTGGCACTGGGCGCGGGCGCAGAGGATATTGCGCTGTCGCTCGGAGTCATACCGGTCGCGATTGAAACACATCTCTGGGGCGGCGACGAAAAGGGCTATCTGCCGTGGTTTAAAGAAGCGGTTTTACAGACTCGGCAGGTATTGCCGGATACGGTAGCCATGTATCCGGAATTGGATATAGAAAAAATTATCGGCTTAAAACCCGATTTGGTCTTGGCACCGCAATCGGGTATTTCTCCGGCCATCTTCAAACAATTATCCGGCTTTGTTCCGGTTGTTGCATATCCCGGGCGCGCCTGGCTGACCTCTGTGCAGGAACAGTTTGAAATCGCCGGTGCCGCATTGGGCAGGCTGCCTCAGGCCAGACAGGTATACCGCCTGATGCAGGAACAGATGGCCGCATACCGGGCCGCCTATCCGCATTTGCAGCAATATACATTTGCCTACCTGAACGCCGGCAGACATATGGTCAATTTATGGACTTATGTTGCCGGTGATCCGCGCGTTGATGCATTAACACAGCTCGGGTTGGAGTTGGCTCCGTCGGTTCGGAATCTGCCGGTCAGATCCGGCAGTTTTGTTGCGGAAATCGGTCTGGAAAATGCCGATATGCTTGCTGATGTCGATATTGTCGTCAGCGGGTTTATCAATGAACAGGCACGCGATGCAGTTGCCGCCGTTCCCCTCTATTCGGCCATTCCCGCGATCCGTAACGGGGCGTATGCGGCACTGACCGACAAGACATTAATCATGGCCATGTCTTACGGAACGCCTTTGAGCCTCAGTTGGGGTATTCCGCGCTTTATGCCGATACTGCTGGAAGCCGCCGCACGGGTTCCGGCGAAAATGGAAAGACTGTGATGAAATGGCAGATTTATCCGATTTTTATTTTGTCTGTACTGACCGTCATGTGCCTGACTGCCTTTACCGGCGGATTGGCTTGGGGCAGCAAAACATTGGGCTTTGACGATGTATGGATTTTTTTGACTTCCCGCGAAACCGGAATCCCCGCCGCCCGGCACTATACGGATCTGGTCATTGAAAACCGCCTGTTCCGCACGCTGGGTACATTGCTCTGCGGTGCGGCATTGGGCACATCAGGTGCCTTAATGCAGGGGCTGACCCGTAACCCGCTGGCCGACAGCGGATTACTCGGCATTAATGCGGGCGCAGCCGCCCTGATTGTCTCCGCCGCCTTAGTGCCGTCTTGGCCAATCAACCCGTTTTGGCCGGCACTGACGGGGGCATTGGCAGTCGCGGCCTTTGTCAGTATGCTCGGCTTGGGCAAAGGCGGTGATGCCGGCGGTTTGATGATTTTGGCAGGTATGGCCGTATCGGTATGCCTGTATGCCTATGTCCAAATGGTTATCCAGCTCAACCCGCAGGTATTCGACCAATACCGTTTTTGGGCAAGCGGTTCGTTCGGCGGCATAAAAGCCGTACAGCTTGCCGGGGTACTGCCCTTTTGGATCGCAGGAACGGTACTTGCCCTGTTCTGCGGACGGTATGTCAATTTAATCGCGCTGGACAAACAGACGGCCTTATCTCTGGGCGCCAATGTACTGCTCATCCGTGCAGCCGTTTTATTGGCGGCGGCAACATTATCGGCCGTCTCTGTGGCGCTGGCCGGCCCCATTGCCTTCATCGGCTTGGGTGCCGTACATATCGCACGCAGACTCATCGGCAGCGACTACCGCTTTTTAATTCCGGCAGCCATGCTCAATGGTGCCGCTTTGCTGTGCGGTGCCGATATTTTGGCCAGAACGGTAGTCAGGCCGTCTGAAATCGCCACCGGCATTATGACGGCACTGCTGGGCGCATCCCTGCTCTACGTACTGGTCATGCTCAAAAGGACAAGGATATGAACCGCTTTGCTTTATTGCTGCCGGTACCCCGCGCCGGACTTTATGCCTGCGCGGGCATGATTTTATCGGCATTAATCATGGCATTATCCACTTTGTCCGGGAAATACCAGTCATTGCTGCCGCAACTGCCCGCACTGTTACTGAATCAGGCAGATCCTGTTACCGACTGGCTGTTTTGGCAACTCTGGCTGCCGCGTACCGTCATTGCGGCAGGTGTGGGTGCAGCCTTGGCTGTGTCGGGCAGTATCTTTCAAACGCTGACATACAATCCTTTGGGCAGCCCGGACATTATCGGAGTCAATGCCGGTGCGGCAGCAGGGGCAGTACTGTCTGCATTAATCTGGCCGGGATATATCCCCGCAACAGCAGGTGCACTGCTCGGTGCACTGGCTGCCGTGCTGCTGGTCGCTTTTGCCGGACGGGAACGGCTGTCTTTCGGCATCCATATGATTGTGGCCGGCGTGGCCGTCAATGCCGCTGCGGTTGCCGTTGTCCAATTCGGCTTGACCGGTGTCCGTCAGGAAGACGCACAGCAAATGGCCGCCTGGCTGAGCGGCAGTTTGGCACAGCGCGGCTGGCAGGAAGCTGCCGTTATCTGGTTGGTGCTGCCAGCCTGCCTTTTGGTTCTGTACTCACAGAAAACGGCATTGGATATTTGGGCTGCCGGACGGCAGGCAGCAGCAGGCGTGGGCATCAATATTCCGCTGACATTTATACTGTCTCTGACTGCGGCAACCGTCTTGGCCGCAGCTGCCGTCGTAGCTGCCGGGCCGGTATCCTTCATTGCTCTGGCTTCACCGCATATCGTTAAAAGTATGCTGAAAAGCAGCCGGTGGCTGTGGCTGCAAACGGCACTGACCGGGTCACTGCTCTTGCTGGCAGCAGATGCAGCAGCCCGCCTGCTGCCGTTTTCCTCCCAACTCCCGGTAGGCGTACTGACGGCCGCACTGGGCGGATGCTATTTACTTTTACTGCTGATTCGCGAATGGTGGAACAAATGAACACAGCCGTTTACGCACCGCAAACCGCAAACCTGCTGGCGCAAATCCATCAACTCCTCCCCAGACTTTCAGGCCGTCTGAACGATACTGCTGCCGGCACTTTCCGACTCGGATGCCGAAACAATATTAACGACATCAAACAGCTGTACGAACATTTGCAGCAGCAGCACCCGGAAGGGGGGAAAATCTTTTGGTCTTGCCGCACATGGGCACTACTCATCTGGCAGCCGATTTATCTGACCGTTTTAAGCGTACAACTGCTGGGTAAGGCGGTCAGCCTGAACCGCTTCGGCATCATTACAGACCGATCCGGCGTTGCCGCTTACAGCCTCAGTCCGCGGGCTGTCTATACAGGCAAACCGTCCCATCTGGTTCTCTTTGCCGGACGGCAGATTAAAGCAACGGGCGATCACATTTACACATGCTTGCGCGAAATTACCCCGTTCAATATGAAATTGGCCGCCAAACTGCAGACAGACTGCCTGGTTTCCGCCCTACTGTTCCAAAACACGCATTACACGCAAAACAGCAAAAACGAATTGGACCGGCTGATTGCCGAATGGTTGGCCGCCGCAGGACTGCCCGACTGCCAAGCGACCTTTTATTTAAACCAGACCCGCCGGACTTTCGGCTTCAACCGGCAGGCATGTTGTCAGGAATTCCGCCTGACATCGGGCAGCTTGTGCGATGCCTGTCCGCGCCTGCCCTTATCCGAACGGGTCTACCGTATGACACAGACTGAAAGCCCCCTCCATGCTGAAAGCTGAAAATATTACCTTGTCTTACCAAAACCAAACCGTTATCGAGCATCTCTCTTTCTCGCCGCCGGAGCAGAAAATAACGGTTTTTATCGGCGCCAACGGATGCGGCAAATCCACACTGTTAAAATCCTATGCACGCCAGCTTCCGCCGCAAAATGGAAACATTATCCTGAACGGCGAAGACATCTATCAAACCTCGGGCAGACAGACCGCCAAACAATTAGCCATGCTGGCCCAGTCGGCAACCGCGCCCGAACATCTGACAGCAGAACAATTGGTCCGCTACGGCCGCTATCCCCACAGGCAGCTGCTGGCACGGTGGAGCGATGAAGACGAAAATCAAGTCAACCAAGCCATGCTGCTGACCGGAATACAGGCCTATTCCGCCCGGTTTCTTGCCGACTTATCGGGCGGGCAGCGCCAACGTGTCTGGATCGCCATGGTACTGGCACAGAACACACCTTACATTCTGCTGGACGAGCCGACTACTTATCTGGACTTGGCTTATCAGATAGAAATTCTTGATTTGCTGCAAACACTCAACAGGACACAACGCAAAACCATCGTCATGGTTTTGCATGACCTGAACTTGGCCGCACGGTATGCCGACTATGTTGCGGCAGTCAAAAACAAAACCGTCATCTGCTCGGGCAGCCCGCAACAGGTCTTTACGGAAGACAATATCCGAAACATTCTCAACCTGGACTGCAAAATCATCACCGACCCCTACTGCGGCACGCCGCTCTGTATCCCGCTCGGCAGCAGCCGGCCGCCAGATCAAATCAAACGATGAACCGCACCCCATCAATCAACCCAACCGCCGCAAGGGCGGCCGCCTGCATCTTACCCGCCCAGCTCAATCCAGCACCACCGCATGAACACCCGCTGCCAACGCCAGCTTGTGCAGTACCGCAGACGGCATCGCACTATGCTGCAAACCGCGCAGATTGGCCAGTACCGGCAGATGGCTCAAACGGCGCACCTGCACCACGGCTTCCACATCCAGCCTGTGCGGGTATTCGGCGGTAAAACTCAATGTTCCGGCCTCCCCCAAAATAATCTGGGCATTGCCTTTGAGTGCAATCTGTTCGGCCGCCACCAGCCATTGACGGTAGGTATGGTGTTTGTCTTTACACAGCACCAGCGGCGTATTCAGACGGCCTACCTCTTCCTGCAACGCACGGTTGGTCATCAGTTCTCCGCCCAAATACAGCACATCGGCCTCCGCCTGCAAGGCATGGGCGATTTGGCGGACATCGCGTATCCGCACCAAAACGGGTTTCTCCGCCCCGTGGCACGCCGCCACCGTCTCGCGCATGGCGCGGATCTGCTCTTTTTCGCTGATGCGGCCGTTGTCGGCATAGGGGTGGTTGTCGACAAAAAACGGATCGCCGTACAGCGCGTCAAACGCGGCCATATCTGCCGTCCGCACTCCAATACGCACGCATTTTTCCCCGCCGAACGCGACACCGCGCACATGAATCACACTGTCCTCGGGCTGCGCTTCGCGGCTGACAATGCGCCAGTCGTCCAACACCCGAATAGCACGCTCCACCTGCGGCAGCGCGGCTGCCTCCTGCGGTTGCAGAATGCGCTCATCGCCCACCGCACCGATAATTGTCCGCTCCTCGCCGCGCGAAATATGCTCCTGCAACCCCCTGCTGCGGATCAGTGCCACCACCGCCGCTACCGCTGCCTCATCGGCATACTTCTGCATCACAATAATCATTCCTGCCCCCTGTCCGTGGTTTGCGCCGATGGTAGCAAGTTTTCCCGCCGCTGACCATGCAGGGCCGTCTGAAAACAGTCTCCCGAAACACTGAACGACCGCCGCCGTTTTCAGACGGCCCGAACCGTGCTTTTTCCCCAAGATGCGATTTGCTATACTGCCCCGCCTGTGCCGCCTGAAAACAGCCGCCTGCATGGCAGGTGTTGCGGTTGCCTGCCGGCCGTTCCGCACGAAAAACATCGGCAGCACCCAACGGCGAAATGCGTGCCGTCGGCCGCAGCTTCTGCCGCAACGACCAAACCGCCCGCCGCATTTTCCCATCCGCCGGTTACATTCCGCGAATGTGAACCATGCGGACCGACGCACGGGATACCGTCCTGATGGCGGCATGACGTTAAACCCGGCCGTACCGCCCGACAGCGGCGGCCGTCCTGACCTGCATCCGCCCGCGCAAAAACAGCAGGCACTGAGTAACCCTGTGAAGGAACCGCCGCCATGGCTGCAACCGCGCAAACCGTAAGCCTCAACGCCGTCTGGCCGTTTCTGCCGCCTGCCGCCGAGCTGCTGCGCGCCGCCAACCGTTTCCGCCGCCTGATTGTCTGCCTGCCGCAGCACGCCGTCCCGCAGCCCGATACCGCCGGTCTGCCCGCCGCAGCGGCCGCGCGCTGGCATCAGGCGTTTTCCGCCGTTTCCCTCGAAGCCGCCAGCCTCTTCCGCCATCTGATTGACAGGTGCGAATTATGGCTGTTCCCGCCGCAGGCCGCCGCGCATCTGAACGACTATTTTTCAGACGGCCTCTGCTGGCAGGACACGCCCATTCCCCAGCAGCCCGCCGCTGCCGTCAAACCGTGGTTCCGTCCCCCGCCGCCGATAACGCCGCGCCGCATTGCCGTCATCGGTGCGGGCATTGCCGGTGCCGCCTGCGCACGCATTCTGGCCGAACACGGCATCGGCGTCACGGTTTGGGAGGCGGGCAAAGCGGCACATGCGGCCAGCGGCAACCGCCAAGGCCTGCTGTATGCCAAAATTTCGCCCCACCCCACCGAACAGACCGAGCTGCTGCTCGGTGCTTACGGCCACACCCGCCGCGCCCTGACACGCCTGCTGCCCGATGCCGGTACATGGCAGCCCTGCGGCGTCCTCCACCTCAACCACAACGCCGCCGAAGCCCGCCGCAACGCCGCACTCGGCCGCCAAACGCACCACCGCCATCTGTATTACCCCGTCGATGGCGCGGCGGCCTGCCGTCTGGCCGGTATCGACGGCCTTTCAGACGGCCTGTTCTGGCCGCAGGGCGCATGGCTGCACCCGCCCGCCTTGATCCATGCCCTGCTCGATCACCCGCTGATTACCCTGTCCGAACACACTCCGCTGCAAACCGCCGGCTACCGCAACGGCCTCTGGCATCTTTCCGCCCCGCAAAACCGCCTGACCGCGTCCCATATCATTTTCTGTACGGGTGCCGACAGCCCGCAAATCCCGCTGCTGCACCATCTGCCGTGGCAGCTGATCCGCGGCCAGACCAATCTCGCCCCCGCCGACACCCGCTCGTCTGCCCTGAAAACCGCCCTCTCCGGCTCGTCCTATATCAGCCCCGCATGGCAGGGTGTCCACTGCTTCGGTGCCACCTTCCACCCGCACAACAACGACCGCCGCCTGCACCCTGCCGATACGGCCGCCAACCTGCACGACCTGTCCGCCCTGTATCCCGATTTGGCAGGCCGTCTGAACATCAGCGACCTGGCCCGCGGCCATGCCGCCGTCCGCTGCGACAGCCCCGACCACCTGCCCACCGTCGGCCCCGTCGGCGATGCCGCCGCCATGCGCCATGCCTACGCCCGTCTGGCCGACGATAAAAACCTGCCGCTGCAAACCGAATGCCCCTACCTGCCCGGCATCTGGGTCAGCAGCGGCCACGGCAGCCGCGGCCTCACCACCGCACTGTGGTGCGCCGAAGCCCTGGCCGCCGACCTGCTCGGCCTGCCCAACCCTCTGTCCCCTCGCCTGCGCGCCGCCCTGCACCCCAACCGCCACCCCATCCGCGCCATCGTCCGCAGCTGAGCCCCGTGTTATAATCCGCGCACCGGCAAACCATAAATAAGATTCAGGAACACACCATGCGACTGCTCCACACCATGCTGCGCGTCGGCAATCTCGACCGCTCCCTTGCGTTCTATCAAAACATCCTGGGCATGAAACTGCTGCGCAGACACGACTATCCCGAAGGCCGTTTTACCCTTGCCTTTATCGGCTACGGCGACGAAGCCGCCGAAACCGTCATCGAACTGACCCACAACTGGGACACCGAAAGCTACGACTTGGGCAATGCTTTCGGCCATCTCGCCATCGAAGTCGATGATGCCTATGCCGCCTGCGAAAAAGTCAGACAGCAAGGCGGCAAAGTTATACGCGAAGCCGGGCCGATGAAGCACGGCAGCACCGTCATCGCCTTTATCGAAGACCCCGACGGCTACAAAATCGAGTTTATCCAGAAAAACTCGGGCAGCGATTCGGTACAGTACACTGCCTGAATACCGCAGCAGGCCGTCTGAAAACGGGCAGAGCAAGTTTCTGTGAAGCCAAACGGGTTCCTGCAGAGCCAAAGCGAACGGAATGAGTTGCTGAGGAGCTCAAACCCGCAACCGTTTTAGCTCCTCAGACACCCGTTCCGCCCGTTTTCAGACGGCCTTAATGCACACAATACTTGACTAAAAAACTCAGGCATAAGAAAATAGCCGTCCCCCCCCCAACCGCCGCCGACCACCATGAGACTCACCACCAAAGGCCGTTTCGCCGTTACCGCCATGCTCGATCTGACCCTGCACTGCGGCAGCGGCGCGGTGCGGCTCAACGACATCAGCACACGGCAGCATATTTCGCTCTCCTATCTGGAACAGCTCTTTGCCAAACTGCGCCGTGCAGGCTTGGTCGAAAGCATACGCGGCCCCGGCGGCGGCTATGTCCTCGCACAGGCGGCCGACCAAATCAACATTGCCCAAATCATCGCCGCCGCCGAAGACAAACTCGATGCCACCCAATGCACCGGCCGTGCCGACTGCCACAACGGCACTCCCTGCCTGACCCACAACATCTGGGAAAGCCTCAACCACACCATAGACAACCACCTGCGCGCCATCACACTGGCCGGCGCATTGAAAGCCAACCGGGAAAACCATACCCACGTTGTCCGCTTTCCCCACATCAACTAAAACCGAATCCGTTACCCGAAACAGCAGAAAATACCGAGAAAGAACACACCATGACCACCACACCCATCTACCTCGACTACGCCGCCACCACACCGGTCGACAAACGCGTTGCCGAAAAAATGATTCCCTATTTAACCGAACAATTCGGCAACCCCGCCTCCAACAGCCACAGTTTCGGTTGGACGGCTGAGGAAGCCGTCGAAAACGCCCGCGCCGAAATCGCCAGACTGATTCACGCCGACGCCAAAGAAATCGTGTTCACCAGCGGTGCCACCGAATCCAACAACCTCGCCATCAAAGGCGCGGCCAACTTCTACAAAACCAAAGGCAGACACCTCATCACCGTTAAAACCGAACACAAAGCCGTACTCGACACCATGCGCGAACTCGAACGCCAAGGCTTCGAAGTCACCTATCTCGACGTACAGGAAAACGGCCTGATTGATTTGGACGTACTCAAAAACGCCATCCGCGACGATACCGTTCTGGTATCCGTGATGTGGGTAAACAACGAAATCGGCGTCATTCAAGACATTCCCGCCATCGGCGAAATCTGCCGCGAACGCAAAATCATTTTCCATGTCGATGCCGCCCAAGCCTGCGGCAAAACCCCGATTGACGTGGAAACGGCCAAAGTCGATCTGCTGTCCATGTCCGCACACAAAATCTACGGCCCCAAAGGCATCGGCGCGCTGTATGTGCGCCGCAAACCACGCGTGCGCCTCGAAGCGCAAATGCACGGCGGCGGGCATGAGCGCGGCTTCCGTTCCGGCACCCTGCCCACCCACCAAATTGTCGGCATGGGCGAAGCCTTCCGCCTGGCACGCGAAGAATTGGAACAGGACCGCGCCCACGCCCTCAAACTGCGCGACATCTTCCTGAAAGGCATCGAAGGCATCGAAGAAGTCTATATCAACGGCGATTTGGAACAGCGCGTGCCCACCAATCTCAACGTCAGCTTCAATTTCGTCGAAGGCGAAAGCCTGATTATGGCCGTGAAAGAACTCGCCGTATCCAGCGGCTCCGCCTGCACCTCCGCCAGCCTGGAACCCAGCTACGTCCTGCGCGCCCTCGGCCGCAACGACGAGCTCGCCCACTCCTCCCTGCGCATCACCTTCGGCCGCATGACCACCGAAGAAGAAGTGAAATTCGCGGCGGAATTGATCAAGGCGAAAATCGGCAAACTGCGCGACCTGTCGCCTTTGTGGGAAATGTTTAAAGACGGTATTGATTTAAGTACAGTCGAATGGGCAGAACATTAACATAAAAAAAGACCAACCAAAGTTGACCTTTGGTTGGCTAGTTCACAATGACAATGCCAAGTAGCGCATTTGGTAATTTTTCAACACCAGAGGTTCCCTGGCAAACATTATGAATAACTACTATTTTGATAAATAGTGTCATGATCGCTCCTTTAGAAGTCTGCTGTCAGCATAGCAAGATGCCAAAGGCACGCACACATTATTTGGAAACCAGCTTAAGTCGGACACAAATATTCGACTTAAGCTACAAGATATATACCTTGATAGCCACCATTTAAGCTGCTAGACTGAAACCGACAAAATCCACTAAAAAGGAACCCATCATGCAAACCGCCAAACTATTCCAAAACGGCCGCAGCCAAGCCGTGCGGCTGCCTGCTGCGTTCCGTTTTTCGGGTGATGAAGTGTATATCCGCCGCGATGACACCACAGGCGATGTGATTTTGTCGCAACGCCCGAACGACTGGCAGGGCTTTATTGCTGTCGCATCCGAACTGACCGAACACGATACCATCGAACGCGATGCCTCCGCACAGCAACGTGACCCGTTTGCAGACTGGCTGGAATAACCGTGATTTATCTTTTAGATACCAATATGGTAAGCCATATCCTGCGCCAACAACCCAATGTGATGGCAA
Proteins encoded:
- a CDS encoding ABC transporter ATP-binding protein, coding for MLKAENITLSYQNQTVIEHLSFSPPEQKITVFIGANGCGKSTLLKSYARQLPPQNGNIILNGEDIYQTSGRQTAKQLAMLAQSATAPEHLTAEQLVRYGRYPHRQLLARWSDEDENQVNQAMLLTGIQAYSARFLADLSGGQRQRVWIAMVLAQNTPYILLDEPTTYLDLAYQIEILDLLQTLNRTQRKTIVMVLHDLNLAARYADYVAAVKNKTVICSGSPQQVFTEDNIRNILNLDCKIITDPYCGTPLCIPLGSSRPPDQIKR
- a CDS encoding Rrf2 family transcriptional regulator, whose product is MRLTTKGRFAVTAMLDLTLHCGSGAVRLNDISTRQHISLSYLEQLFAKLRRAGLVESIRGPGGGYVLAQAADQINIAQIIAAAEDKLDATQCTGRADCHNGTPCLTHNIWESLNHTIDNHLRAITLAGALKANRENHTHVVRFPHIN
- the mnmC gene encoding FAD-dependent 5-carboxymethylaminomethyl-2-thiouridine(34) oxidoreductase MnmC, with the translated sequence MAATAQTVSLNAVWPFLPPAAELLRAANRFRRLIVCLPQHAVPQPDTAGLPAAAAARWHQAFSAVSLEAASLFRHLIDRCELWLFPPQAAAHLNDYFSDGLCWQDTPIPQQPAAAVKPWFRPPPPITPRRIAVIGAGIAGAACARILAEHGIGVTVWEAGKAAHAASGNRQGLLYAKISPHPTEQTELLLGAYGHTRRALTRLLPDAGTWQPCGVLHLNHNAAEARRNAALGRQTHHRHLYYPVDGAAACRLAGIDGLSDGLFWPQGAWLHPPALIHALLDHPLITLSEHTPLQTAGYRNGLWHLSAPQNRLTASHIIFCTGADSPQIPLLHHLPWQLIRGQTNLAPADTRSSALKTALSGSSYISPAWQGVHCFGATFHPHNNDRRLHPADTAANLHDLSALYPDLAGRLNISDLARGHAAVRCDSPDHLPTVGPVGDAAAMRHAYARLADDKNLPLQTECPYLPGIWVSSGHGSRGLTTALWCAEALAADLLGLPNPLSPRLRAALHPNRHPIRAIVRS
- a CDS encoding siderophore ferric iron reductase translates to MNTAVYAPQTANLLAQIHQLLPRLSGRLNDTAAGTFRLGCRNNINDIKQLYEHLQQQHPEGGKIFWSCRTWALLIWQPIYLTVLSVQLLGKAVSLNRFGIITDRSGVAAYSLSPRAVYTGKPSHLVLFAGRQIKATGDHIYTCLREITPFNMKLAAKLQTDCLVSALLFQNTHYTQNSKNELDRLIAEWLAAAGLPDCQATFYLNQTRRTFGFNRQACCQEFRLTSGSLCDACPRLPLSERVYRMTQTESPLHAES
- the gloA gene encoding lactoylglutathione lyase, whose protein sequence is MRLLHTMLRVGNLDRSLAFYQNILGMKLLRRHDYPEGRFTLAFIGYGDEAAETVIELTHNWDTESYDLGNAFGHLAIEVDDAYAACEKVRQQGGKVIREAGPMKHGSTVIAFIEDPDGYKIEFIQKNSGSDSVQYTA
- a CDS encoding chorismate mutase — translated: MIIVMQKYADEAAVAAVVALIRSRGLQEHISRGEERTIIGAVGDERILQPQEAAALPQVERAIRVLDDWRIVSREAQPEDSVIHVRGVAFGGEKCVRIGVRTADMAAFDALYGDPFFVDNHPYADNGRISEKEQIRAMRETVAACHGAEKPVLVRIRDVRQIAHALQAEADVLYLGGELMTNRALQEEVGRLNTPLVLCKDKHHTYRQWLVAAEQIALKGNAQIILGEAGTLSFTAEYPHRLDVEAVVQVRRLSHLPVLANLRGLQHSAMPSAVLHKLALAAGVHAVVLD